In Apostichopus japonicus isolate 1M-3 chromosome 5, ASM3797524v1, whole genome shotgun sequence, a single window of DNA contains:
- the LOC139968091 gene encoding uncharacterized protein has product MGLITKNVRAFLFGLLLFIIEGCIIEFGFLCTNLPVRIIFGVLCLVLTATGLIFFYLASSILSSIDPLVQDLQRLMGRKILERMAKSGFAKLETSCQKYQETQDAFLTNLIAQNKDTAYGRQYEFDSIRSVEDFQSKHPVTEYIHFKPFVERVAKGEEMVLVNSRPVMIALTSGTTGESKMFLRTASRRKNFFQNFVLMFEILKRNSCSWNCLQKTATSYTHFPEKYTEGGIPLGPSSMFLKMTKQTVSSYQSPLAAFRLLDQTHSLYVHTLFALRDRNLGGVGGNFISMVLKIFETMEMKWELLVKDIDCGTLNQGLDLPVDVRRDLEKELYPLPERASELEAEFKKGFQGIAKRIWPHMEILLGVTGGSMEIYLQRLSKKYTEDILAYSSFLICTEGFLGINLWPKAKGNPKYVLCPNVLFFEFIPLSESAEEDPKVLLAESLEVGQSYLILLTNTEGLYRYRLDDVYKVVDFWHQAPVVEFEYRIGEMFNICGKKFSETVVRESILSAVGSLQCSTEFVDYACCEGLVYQEVRGKVDTDAFDFVAFIEMSEKLDKGTQNQLEDTINAKLTELTIAEGFPDRSIGGKFHLVLVQTSSFESLLNLILSTSNAGPAQVKVPRKLRKAEWVKLLLNFEIV; this is encoded by the exons ATGGGATTGATCACCAAGAATGTGAGGGCCTTCCTCTTTGGTCTTTTGCTGTTTATCATCGAAGGATGCATCATAGAGTTTGGATTTCTGTGCACCAATCTACCAGTCAGAATTATCTTTG GTGTCCTTTGTCTAGTCCTCACAGCTACTggattaattttcttttacctAGCCTCCTCCATATTGAGCTCAATCGATCCCCTCGTTCAAGACCTTCAGCGTCTCATGGGCAGAAAGATATTGGAGCGCATGGCTAAGAGTGGGTTTGCAAAATTGGAAACCTCTTGCCAAAAGTATCAGGAAACCCAAGATGCATTCCTGACAAACCTCATAGCACAAAATAAAGACACAGCTTATGGACGACAGTATGAATTTGACTCAATCAGGTCAGTGGAGGATTTCCAGTCAAAGCATCCTGTCACAGAATACATTCACTTTAAGCCTTTCGTGGAAAGGGTCGCAAAGGGGGAGGAAATGGTTCTCGTTAACAGCCGGCCTGTCATGATAGCTCTTACTTCCGGTACCACAGGAGAGAGTAAAATGTTTCTCAGGACAGCTTCTCGACGGAAAAACTTCTTCCAGAATTTTGTCCTCATGTTcgaaattttgaaaagaaatagttGTAGCTGGAATTGTCTTCAGAAGACAGCTACTTCTTACACTCATTTTCCAGAGAAATATACAGAGGGCGGTATTCCTTTGGGACCTAGTAGTATGTTTTTAAAGATGACCAAACAGACCGTTTCAAGCTACCAAAGTCCGTTGGCTGCTTTCAGATTACTGGATCAAACGCACTCCCTCTACGTTCATACCCTGTTTGCTCTACGGGACAGGAACCTAGGGGGGGTGGGCGGTAATTTTATATCCATGGTTCTAAAGATTTTTGAGACCATGGAGATGAAATGGGAGTTACTAGTTAAAGATATAGACTGTGGGACTCTAAATCAAGGTTTAGATCTTCCTGTGGATGTAAGGCGAGACCTGGAGAAGGAGCTCTACCCTCTCCCTGAGAGAGCAAGTGAATTGGAGGCTGAATTTAAGAAAGGTTTCCAGGGTATTGCCAAGAGAATCTGGCCTCACATGGAAATCCTTCTGGGAGTTACTGGTGGAAGCATGGAGATATATCTACAAAGGCTCAGCAAGAAATACACAGAAG ATATATTGGCCTATTCTTCCTTTCTGATCTGTACCGAAGGATTCTTGGGGATCAACTTGTGGCCTAAAGCTAAAGGGAATCCAAAATATGTGCTCTGTCCAAATGTTTTGTTCTTTGAGTTCATCCCATTATCTGAGAG TGCAGAGGAAGATCCGAAAGTTCTCCTTGCAGAAAGTCTTGAAGTAGGGCAGAGTTATCTGATACTTCTCACAAATACTGAGGGCCTCTACAGGTATAGACTGGATGATGTCTACAAGGTAGTGGACTTCTGGCATCAAGCACCAGTGGTTGAGTTCGAATACAG AATTGGAGAAATGTTCAACATTTGTGGAAAGAAGTTCTCTGAAACGGTTGTTAGGGAGAGCATACTATCTGCAGTCGGTAGTCTCCAGTGTTCGACAGAGTTTGTGGATTATGCTTGCTGCGAGGGTTTGGTGTACCAGGAAGTTAGAG GTAAAGTTGATACTGATGCCTTTGATTTTGTTGCTTTCATTGAAATGAGTGAAAAATTGGACAAGGGGACGCAAAACCAG CTGGAAGATACGATAAATGCAAAGTTGACTGAGCTGACCATCGCAGAAGGATTCCCTGACCGTAGCATCGGGGGCAAATTCCATTTGGTGCTAGTCCAGACTTCTAGCTTCGAGTCTCTCTTGAATCTTATTCTTTCAACTTCAAATGCTGGACCCGCTCAAGTCAAGGTTCCAAGGAAACTCAGGAAAGCCGAATGGGTGAAATTGCTCCTTAATTTTGAGATTGTTTAA
- the LOC139968097 gene encoding protein FAM136A-like, with protein MRLSVPRLDMAEFSADLQASRAKADESFSRMVDDIDRSVFRKMQREMYLCSARCCENPQYQMSDVQSCAERCSQPIQQGQNYMQQEFNDFLDRVKRCDMQCLNDVKDRLGASVGGAQTDKLMQELEGCLRKSTEKHLGLLPTMSKRIKANLQGMS; from the exons ATGCGGCTCTCGGTGCCGCGTTTGGACATGGCTGAATTCTCAGCGGATCTACAAGCTAGTAGGGCGAAAGCCGACGAATCTTTTTCACGAATGGTTGATGATATTGACAGAAGTGTTTTTCGTAAAATGCAG AGAGAGATGTACCTTTGTAGTGCCAGATGTTGTGAAAATCCTCAATATCAAATGAGTGATGTCCAGTCGTGTGCAGAGAGATGCTCTCAACCAATTCAGCAAGGACAAAATTACATGCAACAGGAATTCAATGATTTCCTA GACCGGGTCAAACGGTGTGACATGCAGTGCCTGAATGATGTTAAAGATAGACTGGGGGCATCAGTCGGGGGAGCTCAGACAGACAAACTGATGCAAGAACTCGAAGGCTGTCTAAGAAAGAGCACCGAAAAACATCTAGGATTGCTACCGACGATGTCAAAACGTATCAAAGCAAATTTACAGGGCATGAGTTGA
- the LOC139968098 gene encoding protein FAM136A-like, whose protein sequence is MGEPISAALQASRAKVDESVSRMVDDIDRSVFRKMQREMYLCSARCCENPQYQMSDVQSCAERCSQPIQQGQNYIQQELNDFLDRLQRCGMQCQDDIKDRLGASVGGAQTDKLKQELEGCLIKCTEKHLGLLPTMSKRMKANLQGTS, encoded by the exons ATGGGTGAACCTATCTCAGCGGCTCTACAAGCTAGTCGGGCGAAAGTCGACGAATCTGTTTCACGAATGGTTGATGATATTGACAGAAGTGTTTTTCGTAAAATGCAG AGAGAAATGTACCTTTGTAGTGCCAGATGTTGTGAAAATCCTCAATATCAAATGAGTGATGTCCAGTCGTGTGCAGAGAGATGCTCTCAACCAATTCAGCAAGGACAAAATTACATACAACAGGAACTCAATGATTTTCTA GACCGGCTTCAACGGTGTGGCATGCAGTGCCAGGATGATATAAAAGATAGACTGGGGGCATCAGTCGGAGGAGCTCAGACAGACAAACTGAAGCAAGAACTCGAAGGCTGTCTAATAAAGTGCACTGAAAAACATCTAGGATTGCTACCGACGATGTCAAAACGTATGAAAGCAAATTTACAGGGCACCAGTTGA